From Bradyrhizobium sp. sBnM-33:
GGCGACCGACAAGATCCATCTGTTGTTCAACAATGCCGGCATCGGCGGCGGCGGCAGCCTGTTCACCAACACGCGCGAGCAGTGGGAACGCACCTTCAACATCTGTTGGGGCGGCGTCTATCTCGGCGTGCGCACCTTCCTGCCGCTTATGATGAAGGCCGACGAGGCCCGCATCGTCAACACGTCGAGCGTCAACGGCTTCTGGGCATCGGTCGGCCCTGGCGTGCCGCATACCGCCTACAGCGCCGCCAAGTTCGCGGTGAAAGGCTTTACCGAAGCGCTGATGACCGATCTGCGACTCAACGCCCCGCACATCAAATGCTCCGTCGTGATGCCCGGGCATATCGGCACCTCGATCGTTGCCAATTCGCGCAAGATTCAGAGCGGGTCGGAACCCGATGAACTCAACCCGAACGAAATTTTGGCGACGCGGCAGCGCCTGAAGGGCATGGGCATCGACACCGCGCCGATGTCGGATGACGACATCCAGAAGATTGCGCTCGATCGAGCGCGCTCCTTCCGCGAGGAGGCGCCGACCACGGCGGCGGCTGCAGCAAAAATCATCCTCGACGGCGTCAAGGCCGAACGCTGGCGGATCCTCGTCGGCGACGATGCCCACAAGCTTGACGAGCGGGTGCGGCAAGCCCCGGAGAAGGCCTACACGCCGGAGTTCTACAAGAGCTTTACGGAAGAGGTGGGCTGGCGGCTCGGATAGCAAGCGGTCGGTTCTGATGGAATCAGAACCGACACTTTGCATTCTGGACGCGTCATCACGGCAACTGACGCCGCTCACGCGCGCGAGACGCGCTGACGCGAACCCGGGCGGTAGGCGAGGCGGGTGTGCCCTGAGCAATAGGGCATGCCTTCCACCGGCGTATTGCCGCAAAAGCAGAAGTCCTCTGCGCCTGGCGTGCTGATCGGCCAGCGGCATGTTTCGTTGCTGAGTTCGAGCAGCGAGCAACGATTGTCGCTGATAATCGGCTCTTCCTGGAACGGCTGCGCGTTTTCGTAGACGGCTTGCAGAACCTGATACTGCAACCGGGGAACGGATTTCCGCGAACGCTCCCTGGCAGCCTTGGTCGGACGCGGTTCGGCGGGGGCGGGGCCGCGCGTCAATTGAAGGCGCGAGAGTTTGCCGATCACGGCGTTACGGCTGACGCCGATGCTGGCCGCGATCTCGCGGCAGGTGAGGCCGGCTTCAAAATGGCTCTTCAGGAGTTCGACGCGATCGGTGGTCCAGGTCGGTACATTCGTAAGCATTTTCTCGGTTCCACATTCTGTGAAACCGCCGCGCTGCTCCCGTCAGGACGCCTTGCCGTTGTCGCGGATCGCAAGCAGCCCATCCTTAATGGCGA
This genomic window contains:
- a CDS encoding GcrA family cell cycle regulator, which codes for MLTNVPTWTTDRVELLKSHFEAGLTCREIAASIGVSRNAVIGKLSRLQLTRGPAPAEPRPTKAARERSRKSVPRLQYQVLQAVYENAQPFQEEPIISDNRCSLLELSNETCRWPISTPGAEDFCFCGNTPVEGMPYCSGHTRLAYRPGSRQRVSRA
- a CDS encoding SDR family NAD(P)-dependent oxidoreductase yields the protein MKDFAGKFAVITGGGTGMGRELARQLVAEGCNVAMCDVSPEAMAETRRLCEAERLPQGLRVTTHVADVSIEAHLQRFRDELIEQQATDKIHLLFNNAGIGGGGSLFTNTREQWERTFNICWGGVYLGVRTFLPLMMKADEARIVNTSSVNGFWASVGPGVPHTAYSAAKFAVKGFTEALMTDLRLNAPHIKCSVVMPGHIGTSIVANSRKIQSGSEPDELNPNEILATRQRLKGMGIDTAPMSDDDIQKIALDRARSFREEAPTTAAAAAKIILDGVKAERWRILVGDDAHKLDERVRQAPEKAYTPEFYKSFTEEVGWRLG